AGCCCGGACCCGTTCCTTGCTCTCCCGGACCGAAGCTTCGGCCAGGCCGACGATCTGGAACACGGGCAGTCCCATGGAAATATCGGCCTCCACATCCACCACAAAGGCATCAATGCCGTTAATGGAACAGGAACTTGTTTTAGCAATCACGGGATCCCCTTCAGAATGTTGCACGCGGGTTTATTTTATATTTTTTGTGTTTACCAGAATTTACCCTTGAACCAAAGAAAATTCTTATTTGTTTTGCCATATATATTAAAATCAAGTATAAACTTAAGAACTTTCACATTAAAATGTTAAACTAACACAGTCAAAATATATATGAAGCATACAACGTTCAGGCAGCAGACCCTGGCAAAAAACGTGGCCCTGTCCGGAACAGGGGTTCATTCAGGAAAAAAAAATCATATCATGGTCAAACCGGCCAGAGAAAATCACGGGATCAAGTTTAGACGGGTGGATCTGCCCGGAACCCAGGATATTCCGGCCCTGTTCAAACGGGTGGTGGATACCAGTCTGGCCACGGTTTTGGGCGTCAACGGGGCCATTGTCTCCACCATTGAACATCTCATGGCCAGCTTTGCGGGTCTTGGGATCGACAATGCCCTGGTGGAAATGGATGAATACGAAATGCCCATCATGGACGGCAGCGCGAAAGAGTTCACCCGGGCATTTGCTGCGGCCGGTATCGTGCCCCAGGATCTGCCCAGACATGTCATGATCATTAAAAGCCCCATCCGAATTCAGGAGGATGACAAATTTGTGGAAGTGCGGCCGGCCCCGGGGTTTAAAATCACCTGTTCCATTGAATTTGACCATTCGCTCATCGGCAGACAGCGCATCACTTTTGATCGGATCCAGAATGATTTTGAAAAAGAAATCAGCCATGCCAGAACCTTTGGATTCATCCAGGACCTGGAGTTGCTCAAAAGATTCAGCCTGGGCAAGGGCGGCAGTCTGGACAATGCCATTGTGATCGACAAGGATCGGATTTTAAATTCAGAAGGACTGCGGTACCCGGATGAATTTGTCCGGCACAAGCTGCTGGACAGTCTGGGTGATTTTGCTTTATTGGGAATGCCCATACAGGGACATATCATTTCCCACAAATCAGGTCACACCTTGAATCACATGTTTATTCAAAAACTGCTGGACACCAAAGATGCCTGGGAAACCGGACCCGTATCCCGGGGGCAGACCTGCGTATGAATATCACACGTTTGCCCCATAAAACATGGATCTGTCTGTTTCTGACCGGCATTTTTCTGGTGCAGTTTCTGACACCGGCCCTCACCCTGGCAAAGGACAAAGACCATCCGGTTTTAACGGATATCAAACTGGCCAATACCCGGGATGACCTGCTCATCTATTTTGAGGTGGAAAACGCATTTTCGCCGAAAATCATCCAGCGGATTGAAAACGGCATTCTCACCCCTTTTTTGTTTCATATTTCTTTGTATAAGACCGGCGGATCCTGGCTGGATAAAAAAATCACTGAAATCGATATCCAGTCCACCATTAAATACAATTCTTTAAAACAGGAATATACCGTGTCACAGCCCTGGAAAGAAAAAAAACCGCTTGTGACAGAATCCTTTGATGAAGCCAGAGACTGGATGACCCGAATCGACAACCTGGTCGTTGCCCCGCTGACGGACCTGGTAAAAGGTGAAAAATATCAGATCCGGATCAAATCTCAACTAACCCGTGTGACCCTTCCCTTTGCACTGCGCTATGTTTTTTATTTCGTGTCTTTCTGGGATGTTGAAACCGACTGGTACGTCATCAATTTTACTTATTAGCCTTTTTAAATTCACCCATGACAAATGCTTCAGAACAGGCCGGGCAAAAAAAATCCAGGCGTAAAAAAGAATTTGTTTTCATTTTCATAATTCTGGCTGCCGTGGCCGTTCTCACACTGGTTGAAACCAGCATCACCTCACTGGGTTCTGAAATCTCTTTATCCAGCACCGTGGTGATGTTCATTCTCATCAACATCAATTTGCTGCTGCTGCTAACCCTGTTTCTTCTGGTGTTCCGGAACCTGGCCAAACTGTACTATGAAAAGAAAAAAAACGTATTTGGTTCCAAACTCAAAACCCGCCTGGTGACATCCTTTGTCATTCTCGCCCTGGTTCCCACCACGGTGTTGTTTTTCTTTTCCATCCAGTTTATTTCCAACTCCATTGCCTTCTGGTTCAACGCGCCCGTGGAACAAACCCTGGAAAGCTCGCTGGACGTCGGGCAGCAGCTGTATGCGTATATTGAAGAAAAAGACGTTTTTTTTGCCAAGCGGGCCGCTTTTCAGATCGACTCCAGAAAATTGTTGAAAAATGAAAACCACAATGAACTGAGACGATATGTGCAGGTGGTGCAGCGGGCGTTCAACCGGCATGCCGTGGAAATCTATACGCCGGATGCCAAACGGGTCAGCCTGTCTCTGGCCAATGAACTGGAGCATCTGTATTTCGGGATTCTCACCACGGCTGAACTCAAAAAAATCCCTCCGGACCGGGCCAGTACCACCATTTACCAGACTTTTGACCAGGGAGAATTTTTACGAACAATTTCCACGATTCCGTTTAACGTGTCTTTGGACAAAGCCGAAGGGTTCATCGTGGTCACCACGCTGATTTCCAAAACCCTGTCTGAAGACCTGACCGCCATTCTCAGCGGCATGGAAGAATATCATCAGCTGAAACTGACCAAACGGCCGGCCCAGATGGCATACTACATCGCGCTGTCCATTGTGGCCCTGCTGGTCATTTTCTGCGCCATCTGGTTCGGATTCCAGCTGGCCAAATCCATCACGGTTCCCATCATGAAATTTGCCGAAGGCACCCGCCGGATCACGGCAGGGGATCTGAACTACAAAATTGATTTTCAAACCGATGATGAACTGGGTACCCTGATCAAATCGTTCAATTCCATGACCACCCAGCTGGCCGCCGGCAGGGAACAGATTGCACTCTCCCGGGAAATGCTCAGACAGCAGAATGCGGAACTGGAAAAAAGCCGGCAGTATATGGAAATCGTTTTGAAAAATATTTCCGCAGGAGTCGTTTCCATCGACAGTACCGGTGTCATCACCACCATCAACAAAGCGGCTGAATCCATGCTGGCCATCAAAGGCGCGCATATCACGGGGCGCAATTTCAGGCAGGTGCTGACCGGAGAATATCTTCTGATGGCGGAAAAACTGTATGAACAAAGCACCGCCTCCAGGCAGCAGTATATCCAGATACCGGTTTCCGCCGCCATTTCCGGAACACCCAAGCATTTTTCCCTGCATTACAGCATTTTAAAAGATGATACGGGAAAAAATATCGGTGCTGTGCTGGTATTTGATGATGTCACGGAACTGGAAAAAGCCCAGCGCATGGCGGCCTGGCGGGAAGTGGCCCGGCGCATTGCCCATGAAGTGAAAAATCCGCTGACCCCCATCAAACTGTCGGCCCAGCGGCTCAAACGCCGGTACAGCAAAGAAATCAATGACGACGTGTTTGACAGTTGTGCCGATACCATTGTCACCCATGTGGATCTGATCCGGAATCTGGTCAACCAGTTTTCCACCTTTGCCAAATTCCCGGATGTGAATTTCACCCGGGCAAGAATCGAAAACATTATTTTAGAAACCATTGACCTGTACAGGGAAGGGCTGGAAAATATCACGATTGATACCCGGTTCGACGATAACCTGCCGTATTTGAAACTGGATCACCAGCACATGAAACAGGCATTTATCAACCTGATCGACAATGCCGTATCCGCCATGAACAAACAAGGCACCATTGTCATTGATGTCTCTTTTGATCCGATCTTAAAAATGGTCCGGATCGAAATTGCAGACGATGGCAAAGGAATTACCGATATGGAGAAAACCAAAATGTTTGAACCCTATTTTTCCACCAAAAAATCCGGCATGGGCCTGGGGCTTGCCATTGTCAATTCCATTATTTCAGACCATAACGGGGTGATCCGGGTTCAGGACAACCAGCCGACAGGCGCAAAATTTATCATTGAGCTGCCTTTGGCCTGAATAACCAGTGTAAAGAAAGGAACCCAATATCATGTATCCGGCTGTTCTGATCGTTGATGACGAAATCACTATCATCGAATCCTTATCAGGAATCCTGTCCGATGACGGGTTTGAGGTCATCCATGCCTTTAACGGATATGAGGCCCTGAAGAAAATCGAAACCGAATCCCCGGATATCGTGCTGCTCGATATCTGGATGCCGGGGATGGACGGCATTGAAACGTTGCGGGAGATCAAACAGAAATTTCCCAATATCCCGGTGGTGATGATTACCGGCCACGGTTCCATTGAATCCGCAGTGGAAGCCACCAAGTCCGGGGCCTATGATTTTCTGGAAAAACCTTTGTCCATCGACAAAGTCATGGTTACCATCAACAATGCCTTGAATTTCAGAAAACTGGAAGAAGAAAACCTGTATCTGCGGAAAAAAACCATTGAAAAAAATTCAATTACCGGTACCAGTCCGGCCGTTCAAGCCCTGCACCGGGAAATCATGGCCGCCGCGCCTACGGACGCGGCCATCCTGATCACGGGTGAGAACGGGACGGGCAAAGAAATGGTGGCCCGAACCATTCATCA
Above is a window of Desulfotignum balticum DSM 7044 DNA encoding:
- the lpxC gene encoding UDP-3-O-acyl-N-acetylglucosamine deacetylase, which produces MKHTTFRQQTLAKNVALSGTGVHSGKKNHIMVKPARENHGIKFRRVDLPGTQDIPALFKRVVDTSLATVLGVNGAIVSTIEHLMASFAGLGIDNALVEMDEYEMPIMDGSAKEFTRAFAAAGIVPQDLPRHVMIIKSPIRIQEDDKFVEVRPAPGFKITCSIEFDHSLIGRQRITFDRIQNDFEKEISHARTFGFIQDLELLKRFSLGKGGSLDNAIVIDKDRILNSEGLRYPDEFVRHKLLDSLGDFALLGMPIQGHIISHKSGHTLNHMFIQKLLDTKDAWETGPVSRGQTCV
- a CDS encoding DUF4390 domain-containing protein, with the translated sequence MNITRLPHKTWICLFLTGIFLVQFLTPALTLAKDKDHPVLTDIKLANTRDDLLIYFEVENAFSPKIIQRIENGILTPFLFHISLYKTGGSWLDKKITEIDIQSTIKYNSLKQEYTVSQPWKEKKPLVTESFDEARDWMTRIDNLVVAPLTDLVKGEKYQIRIKSQLTRVTLPFALRYVFYFVSFWDVETDWYVINFTY
- a CDS encoding sensor histidine kinase; the protein is MTNASEQAGQKKSRRKKEFVFIFIILAAVAVLTLVETSITSLGSEISLSSTVVMFILININLLLLLTLFLLVFRNLAKLYYEKKKNVFGSKLKTRLVTSFVILALVPTTVLFFFSIQFISNSIAFWFNAPVEQTLESSLDVGQQLYAYIEEKDVFFAKRAAFQIDSRKLLKNENHNELRRYVQVVQRAFNRHAVEIYTPDAKRVSLSLANELEHLYFGILTTAELKKIPPDRASTTIYQTFDQGEFLRTISTIPFNVSLDKAEGFIVVTTLISKTLSEDLTAILSGMEEYHQLKLTKRPAQMAYYIALSIVALLVIFCAIWFGFQLAKSITVPIMKFAEGTRRITAGDLNYKIDFQTDDELGTLIKSFNSMTTQLAAGREQIALSREMLRQQNAELEKSRQYMEIVLKNISAGVVSIDSTGVITTINKAAESMLAIKGAHITGRNFRQVLTGEYLLMAEKLYEQSTASRQQYIQIPVSAAISGTPKHFSLHYSILKDDTGKNIGAVLVFDDVTELEKAQRMAAWREVARRIAHEVKNPLTPIKLSAQRLKRRYSKEINDDVFDSCADTIVTHVDLIRNLVNQFSTFAKFPDVNFTRARIENIILETIDLYREGLENITIDTRFDDNLPYLKLDHQHMKQAFINLIDNAVSAMNKQGTIVIDVSFDPILKMVRIEIADDGKGITDMEKTKMFEPYFSTKKSGMGLGLAIVNSIISDHNGVIRVQDNQPTGAKFIIELPLA